One region of Roseimicrobium gellanilyticum genomic DNA includes:
- a CDS encoding YdeI/OmpD-associated family protein, producing the protein MHAEIERYLKETNAAMRPICEKLREIVLKAAPHLEEGIRWGGPSYKGKGVVCGIGAFQKHVNLFFFRGAQVPDPGGVFNHGLDNATSRNVQFFSMEDVKVKPLTTLVKAAAKVDAEGGAKARTKRPDLPVPVVLAEALRGDPRAKKFFDSLSPSARRDYCEWIGSAKQEVTMQRRLEKAMTRLGEGRKLGDEYV; encoded by the coding sequence AAGGAGACGAACGCCGCGATGCGGCCCATCTGCGAGAAGCTGCGCGAGATCGTCCTCAAGGCCGCTCCGCACCTGGAAGAGGGAATACGGTGGGGTGGACCGAGCTACAAGGGCAAGGGCGTGGTATGCGGGATTGGTGCATTCCAGAAGCACGTGAACCTGTTCTTCTTTCGCGGAGCGCAGGTGCCGGATCCCGGGGGTGTCTTCAACCATGGCCTGGACAATGCGACATCGCGCAACGTGCAGTTCTTCTCGATGGAGGACGTGAAGGTGAAGCCGCTTACGACCCTGGTAAAAGCGGCCGCGAAAGTGGATGCAGAAGGTGGAGCCAAGGCTCGTACGAAGAGGCCGGACCTGCCAGTGCCCGTGGTGCTGGCGGAGGCGTTGCGTGGTGATCCACGCGCGAAGAAGTTCTTTGATTCGCTATCACCCTCTGCGCGACGTGACTACTGCGAGTGGATCGGCAGCGCGAAGCAGGAGGTGACGATGCAGCGAAGGCTGGAGAAGGCAATGACGCGGCTGGGCGAGGGACGGAAGCTCGGGGACGAGTATGTGTGA
- a CDS encoding SMP-30/gluconolactonase/LRE family protein — MRLPTHLLLPALAAVLASCAGTTSPLAPNAKAHDHGKIGAGEGPAWKEGSLYFTDGSHINRFDTKTGKTSVFRSNCGSPNGLLFDTNGYLIACESKGRRLVRHEGKVTTLGFTGTGCTGSANLNSNPKVTVLADRYEGHRFNAPNDVTTDSKGRIYFTDPRYGDRSTMEMRDSKGRLVEGVYRVDAPGKVTRILGPDDVERPNGILVSYDDHYLYVADNNNNTHGGARKLWRFDLKPDGSVRPGSRILIFDWKNSRGPDGVKMDAVGRLYVAAGVNKANPYETNEFKAGCYILSPFGKLLDFVPTAPDEATNCAFGGHDGRTLYITSGNHLWSVPLKK, encoded by the coding sequence ATGCGTCTGCCCACCCACCTCCTGCTTCCCGCCCTCGCCGCGGTGCTCGCCTCCTGCGCCGGTACCACCTCTCCCCTCGCCCCCAATGCCAAAGCCCATGACCACGGGAAGATTGGCGCCGGCGAAGGACCGGCATGGAAGGAAGGCTCGCTCTACTTCACAGATGGCTCGCACATCAACCGGTTTGATACGAAGACGGGGAAGACATCGGTCTTTCGCAGCAACTGTGGTTCCCCCAACGGGCTCCTTTTCGACACGAACGGTTATCTCATTGCCTGTGAATCCAAAGGACGACGCCTTGTACGCCATGAAGGTAAAGTCACGACATTGGGGTTCACTGGGACAGGTTGTACAGGCTCTGCGAACTTGAACTCAAACCCAAAGGTCACCGTCCTCGCCGACCGCTACGAAGGCCATCGCTTCAACGCACCCAACGATGTCACCACGGACTCGAAGGGCCGCATCTACTTCACCGACCCACGCTACGGCGACCGCAGCACCATGGAGATGCGCGACTCCAAAGGACGTCTCGTGGAGGGTGTGTATCGCGTGGACGCTCCCGGGAAGGTCACCCGCATTCTCGGTCCCGATGACGTGGAGCGCCCCAACGGCATCCTCGTTTCGTATGATGACCACTACCTCTACGTCGCGGATAACAACAACAACACGCACGGCGGCGCACGGAAGCTGTGGCGCTTCGACCTCAAGCCGGATGGCTCTGTGCGCCCCGGCAGCCGCATCCTCATCTTTGACTGGAAGAACAGCCGCGGCCCCGATGGTGTGAAGATGGATGCCGTGGGCCGCCTCTACGTCGCCGCTGGTGTGAACAAGGCCAACCCTTACGAGACCAATGAATTCAAAGCGGGCTGCTACATCCTCTCGCCCTTCGGCAAACTCCTCGACTTCGTGCCCACCGCTCCCGATGAAGCCACCAACTGCGCCTTTGGCGGCCATGACGGCAGGACCCTCTACATCACTTCCGGCAATCACCTCTGGAGCGTGCCTCTGAAGAAGTAA
- a CDS encoding transglutaminase-like domain-containing protein, giving the protein MTLDASCSLTYATKSEVPAIFMLRPRSGWAQWIMREEFMLDPQVPVVEYTDFYGNLCQRVVMPKGEFRFSMSCRASVPDHIDAMPTAKRVPVAQLPVELLHYLLPSRYCQSDKLSRLAYSITGNVPRTYQQIARLRNWVHENIEYEYGTSNASTSALETVNTKRGVCRDFAHLGIALCRAVSVPARMVVGFLHELEPMDLHAWYEAYIGGRWFTFDATEDEPKGNRIVIAYGRDAADVAQATLYGAFTCTEMKVTVGAVCERTEGERPTPPEVL; this is encoded by the coding sequence ATGACCCTCGACGCCTCCTGCTCCCTCACCTACGCCACCAAGTCCGAGGTGCCGGCCATCTTCATGCTGCGGCCGCGCAGCGGGTGGGCGCAGTGGATCATGAGGGAGGAATTCATGCTGGACCCGCAGGTGCCGGTGGTGGAGTACACGGACTTCTACGGGAATCTCTGCCAGCGGGTGGTGATGCCGAAGGGGGAATTTCGTTTCTCCATGTCCTGCCGAGCTTCGGTGCCGGATCACATCGACGCGATGCCTACAGCGAAGCGTGTGCCGGTGGCGCAGCTTCCGGTGGAGCTGCTGCACTACCTGCTGCCGAGTCGCTACTGCCAGTCAGACAAGCTTTCGCGACTCGCGTATTCCATCACAGGGAATGTTCCGCGTACCTACCAGCAAATCGCACGGCTGCGGAACTGGGTGCATGAGAACATCGAGTACGAGTACGGCACCAGCAATGCCTCCACCTCCGCGCTCGAGACGGTGAATACGAAGCGTGGGGTGTGCCGGGATTTCGCGCATCTCGGCATCGCCCTGTGTCGTGCGGTGAGTGTGCCTGCTCGTATGGTGGTGGGATTCCTGCACGAGCTGGAGCCGATGGACCTGCATGCGTGGTATGAGGCGTACATCGGCGGGCGGTGGTTCACCTTTGACGCGACCGAGGATGAACCGAAGGGCAACCGCATCGTCATCGCCTATGGCCGCGACGCCGCGGATGTCGCGCAGGCTACGCTATACGGCGCCTTCACCTGCACTGAGATGAAGGTCACTGTGGGAGCGGTGTGTGAGAGGACTGAAGGAGAAAGGCCCACTCCGCCTGAGGTCCTGTAG
- a CDS encoding alpha/beta hydrolase — MKLSISLPALLLLGLALPLVAAEPAKPAEATPTVAKPENAPAKPLPPLPPPTQANVPYGTHERQVLDFYQAKSDKPTPLLFFIHGGGWVNGSKERPGSLVQCLDAGISVVSINYRLTTQAQLAGVKTPVEWPLKDAARALQFVRSKAKEWNIDKARIAASGGSAGACSSLWLAFVPDMADPKSSDPIARESTRLWCAAVSGAQTTLDPQQMKEWTPNSRYGGHAFGFMPDPKDLKTRDTQFATFLAARDQLLPEINKYSPYAHVSPDDPPIYMTYAAKPELGKEQRDPTHTANFGVKLQERLREVSVPSELVYPGAPYVQHAQIHEYIIEKLKAPSAIECCQATGPQAEWAFLLQSSHTPLPQ; from the coding sequence ATGAAACTCAGCATCTCTCTTCCGGCCCTGCTCCTTCTCGGCCTGGCACTTCCTCTCGTCGCTGCCGAACCGGCCAAGCCTGCCGAGGCCACGCCCACGGTTGCGAAACCCGAGAATGCGCCCGCCAAGCCCCTGCCTCCCCTGCCGCCACCCACACAGGCAAACGTCCCCTACGGCACCCATGAGCGGCAAGTGCTGGATTTTTACCAGGCGAAGTCAGACAAGCCTACCCCGCTCCTCTTTTTCATCCATGGCGGTGGCTGGGTGAATGGCAGCAAGGAACGCCCCGGCAGTCTGGTGCAGTGCTTGGACGCAGGCATCTCGGTCGTCTCCATCAACTACCGCCTCACCACCCAAGCCCAGCTCGCCGGTGTAAAAACACCCGTGGAGTGGCCGCTCAAGGATGCGGCACGTGCCCTGCAGTTCGTACGCAGCAAAGCGAAGGAGTGGAACATCGACAAGGCACGCATCGCCGCCTCTGGAGGCTCCGCGGGCGCGTGTTCCAGCCTGTGGCTCGCCTTTGTGCCAGACATGGCGGATCCGAAGAGCAGCGATCCCATCGCCCGTGAATCCACCCGTCTGTGGTGCGCGGCGGTGAGCGGCGCGCAGACCACGCTCGATCCGCAGCAGATGAAGGAGTGGACGCCGAACAGCCGCTACGGTGGCCACGCCTTCGGCTTCATGCCGGACCCGAAGGACCTCAAGACACGCGACACGCAATTCGCCACCTTCCTTGCCGCGCGTGATCAGTTGCTTCCCGAGATCAACAAATACTCCCCATATGCGCACGTCTCCCCGGACGATCCGCCCATCTACATGACCTATGCTGCGAAGCCCGAACTCGGCAAGGAGCAAAGGGATCCCACGCACACCGCAAACTTTGGCGTGAAACTGCAGGAGCGGCTGCGTGAGGTAAGCGTGCCCAGCGAACTCGTGTATCCCGGCGCTCCGTATGTGCAGCACGCGCAGATTCACGAATACATCATTGAGAAACTGAAAGCACCCTCCGCGATCGAGTGTTGCCAGGCTACAGGACCTCAGGCGGAGTGGGCCTTTCTCCTTCAGTCCTCTCACACACCGCTCCCACAGTGA
- a CDS encoding class I SAM-dependent methyltransferase, with the protein MSFEVLAPIYRLMERVLAGSKLHLCRCVFLERIPTPKKILILGEGPGRFVVECVRRFPNAAITCMEESAGMISQAKANLAHCGLPSDKVTFIQADILKSPPPNGAFDLIVTHFFLDCFQPEQLEALVPSIAQAGTKDSHWLLADFQEAASGWKRWRSRCILASMYAFFRVVTRLPATSLTPPDLHLMRAGFILRERVETEWGLLKSDWWVRPNAG; encoded by the coding sequence ATGAGCTTCGAAGTCCTCGCGCCAATCTATCGACTGATGGAGCGCGTGCTCGCCGGCAGCAAGCTTCACCTCTGTCGCTGTGTTTTCCTCGAACGCATCCCGACACCAAAAAAAATTCTCATCCTTGGCGAGGGACCTGGCCGGTTTGTCGTGGAGTGTGTGCGACGCTTCCCCAACGCCGCCATCACCTGCATGGAGGAAAGCGCCGGGATGATTTCCCAGGCCAAGGCCAACCTCGCACATTGCGGCCTGCCCAGCGACAAGGTCACGTTCATTCAGGCAGACATCCTGAAGTCACCCCCTCCGAATGGGGCCTTCGATCTCATTGTCACCCACTTCTTCCTCGATTGCTTCCAGCCGGAACAGCTTGAAGCCCTCGTCCCCTCCATCGCTCAAGCGGGAACCAAGGATTCGCACTGGCTTCTGGCCGACTTCCAGGAAGCCGCCTCAGGCTGGAAGCGCTGGCGCAGCCGCTGCATCCTCGCGAGCATGTATGCATTCTTTCGAGTCGTCACACGATTGCCTGCGACCTCGCTCACGCCACCAGATCTCCATCTCATGCGGGCTGGTTTTATTTTGCGCGAACGCGTGGAGACGGAATGGGGGTTGCTGAAAAGCGACTGGTGGGTGCGGCCCAATGCCGGCTGA
- a CDS encoding chloride channel protein has product MPHAEGPALRDFSTTSRVLVLSAMAVCVGAIGAVAAWVLQWLIAVITNLAFYQQWSSAHTTPQGHALGYWVIGVPVVGALIIGLMARFGSEKIRGHGIPEALEAILLGRSRIQLKVALLKPVSAAISIGTGGPFGAEGPIIMTGGAFGSLFAQRFHLSAAERKTLLVAGAAAGMAAVFSAPVAAVLLAVELLLFEWKPRSFIPVVIAAAVAATLRVPLLGSGALFYITPHQALPITGLAFAAGVGVLVGLGSGLFTMLIYAVEDVFLKFPIHWMWWPAMGAMVVGVGGVLDPRVLGTGYETIHGMLRGEVLGASLLALLVAKAVVWSVALGSGTSGGVLAPLLILGGAMGAMLGQWIPVGDVGLWALVGMAAMMGGTMRVPLTAVVFAVELTDDFHLCTALLIGTVCSYAVTVLLMRRSILTEKLARRGHHISCEYSVDPFELARVKDVMDRNPPKVQASLPLHSLIDQLAKGDPMLNSRQATLLVDENEHLSGILTRGDMLRAMGDSGASTRRVSDLGSTDLIVTHPEESLHDALTKMLSRDIGRLPVVEPNEPRRIVGYLGRAALLTARRKLLEEEHIRER; this is encoded by the coding sequence GTGCCCCATGCTGAAGGTCCAGCCCTGCGCGATTTCAGCACCACATCGCGAGTCCTCGTACTCTCTGCCATGGCGGTATGCGTGGGTGCCATCGGAGCGGTCGCTGCCTGGGTGCTGCAATGGCTCATCGCGGTGATCACAAATCTGGCCTTCTACCAGCAGTGGTCTTCCGCGCACACCACACCCCAGGGACACGCCCTCGGGTACTGGGTCATTGGCGTGCCCGTCGTCGGTGCGCTTATCATCGGATTGATGGCACGATTTGGCTCGGAGAAGATTCGGGGCCATGGCATCCCGGAGGCGCTCGAAGCCATCCTGCTGGGTCGCAGCCGCATCCAGTTGAAGGTCGCACTGCTGAAGCCGGTGTCCGCCGCCATCTCCATCGGCACGGGTGGCCCCTTCGGCGCGGAGGGTCCCATCATCATGACAGGTGGCGCCTTTGGCTCGCTCTTCGCCCAGCGTTTTCATCTCAGCGCAGCCGAGCGCAAGACACTGCTGGTGGCGGGTGCGGCAGCGGGCATGGCTGCAGTATTCTCGGCTCCCGTGGCCGCCGTGCTGCTGGCGGTGGAGTTGCTGCTCTTTGAGTGGAAGCCGCGCAGCTTCATCCCCGTGGTCATCGCGGCTGCGGTGGCGGCCACCCTGCGTGTGCCCCTGCTCGGTAGTGGTGCCCTGTTCTACATCACACCCCATCAAGCTCTCCCCATCACGGGACTGGCCTTCGCAGCGGGTGTGGGGGTGCTCGTGGGGCTTGGCTCCGGGCTGTTTACCATGCTCATCTACGCAGTGGAGGACGTCTTTCTGAAGTTTCCCATCCACTGGATGTGGTGGCCTGCCATGGGTGCGATGGTCGTGGGAGTCGGCGGCGTGCTGGACCCACGTGTCCTGGGGACCGGCTATGAAACAATCCACGGCATGCTGCGTGGCGAAGTGCTGGGCGCATCCCTGCTCGCACTGCTCGTGGCAAAGGCCGTCGTGTGGTCCGTCGCGCTCGGTTCCGGCACTTCAGGCGGCGTACTGGCGCCGCTGCTCATCCTCGGCGGAGCCATGGGGGCGATGCTGGGACAATGGATCCCTGTGGGCGATGTGGGTCTCTGGGCACTGGTGGGCATGGCCGCGATGATGGGAGGCACTATGCGCGTGCCTCTCACAGCGGTGGTCTTCGCGGTGGAGCTCACGGACGACTTCCACCTCTGCACGGCTTTGCTCATCGGAACGGTGTGCTCCTACGCGGTGACCGTGCTGCTCATGCGCCGCTCCATCCTCACAGAGAAGCTGGCACGCCGCGGTCATCACATCTCCTGCGAATACAGCGTGGATCCCTTCGAACTCGCTCGCGTGAAGGATGTGATGGATCGCAATCCGCCGAAGGTGCAGGCGAGCCTGCCACTTCATTCCTTGATCGACCAGCTGGCCAAGGGCGACCCCATGCTGAACTCCCGCCAGGCCACGCTCCTGGTCGATGAGAACGAACACCTCAGCGGCATCCTCACTCGCGGAGACATGCTGCGTGCCATGGGTGATTCCGGTGCCAGCACACGCAGAGTCTCCGATCTGGGAAGCACTGACCTCATCGTAACGCACCCCGAAGAGTCCCTCCATGACGCGCTAACCAAGATGCTCTCCCGCGACATCGGTCGTCTGCCCGTGGTGGAACCGAATGAACCACGTCGCATCGTGGGGTACCTCGGTCGCGCTGCATTGCTCACCGCCCGACGGAAGCTTCTTGAAGAAGAGCACATCCGCGAGCGATAG
- a CDS encoding MarR family winged helix-turn-helix transcriptional regulator, translating into MPTRKFTKAHYEQIAAFRFGLRQFLRFSEEAAHEAGLTPQQHQALLAIKGFPSRDHVTVGELAERLQIQHHSAVGLADRLAAERLIQREQSQEDRRQVNLRLTAHGEEILDKLTAVHREELRRIGPDLGALLEKLSS; encoded by the coding sequence ATGCCGACACGAAAATTCACCAAGGCGCACTATGAGCAGATCGCGGCATTCCGCTTCGGGCTCAGGCAGTTCCTGCGCTTCAGTGAGGAGGCAGCGCACGAAGCGGGCCTGACGCCGCAGCAACACCAGGCGTTGCTGGCCATCAAAGGATTTCCTTCGCGAGATCACGTGACGGTGGGGGAGTTGGCGGAACGTTTGCAGATCCAGCATCACAGTGCCGTCGGACTGGCGGACCGGCTGGCTGCGGAGCGCCTCATCCAGCGGGAGCAATCCCAGGAGGACCGCCGGCAGGTGAACCTCCGGCTCACGGCACACGGGGAAGAGATTCTTGACAAGCTGACAGCGGTGCATCGTGAGGAGTTGCGCCGTATCGGGCCTGACCTCGGAGCATTGCTGGAAAAGCTGAGCTCATGA
- a CDS encoding HD domain-containing protein — MARARDFAVQAHGTQQYGTHPYVYHLEQVVHLLKPFGAAAQVIGFLHDVVEDTEMPIESIAEEFGELVGDCVKLLTDSPEGTREEKKARSHAKLAKVPVEQATRLALIVKAADRLANLRHCAKGVKSGDPVAAKKLAMYRKEHSAFREAVYRIGLCEDLWEEMEEIFEAFAE; from the coding sequence GTGGCCCGCGCTCGCGACTTTGCCGTGCAGGCGCATGGCACCCAGCAGTACGGTACACATCCCTACGTGTACCACCTGGAGCAGGTGGTGCATTTGCTGAAGCCCTTTGGTGCAGCGGCGCAGGTCATCGGCTTCCTGCATGATGTCGTGGAGGACACAGAGATGCCAATCGAGAGCATCGCGGAGGAATTCGGCGAGTTGGTGGGTGATTGCGTGAAGCTGCTGACCGATTCCCCGGAAGGCACGCGTGAGGAGAAGAAAGCACGCAGTCACGCCAAGCTGGCCAAAGTGCCGGTGGAACAGGCGACCAGGCTGGCGCTCATTGTGAAGGCCGCAGATCGGCTGGCCAACTTGCGTCATTGTGCCAAAGGAGTGAAGAGCGGCGATCCTGTCGCCGCAAAGAAGCTGGCCATGTATCGCAAGGAGCACTCCGCTTTCCGTGAGGCCGTCTATCGCATCGGCCTCTGCGAGGACCTGTGGGAGGAGATGGAGGAGATATTCGAGGCGTTCGCCGAGTGA
- a CDS encoding sterol desaturase family protein — translation MLLFSILFVSGILYASVLEWLLHRYVMHRPVGSFRYPFETHALVHHRTFKADHTYHLIHEKDREIIPMAWWNGPVLILISSIPAAVASLIMGSWIPWLAITASVAAYYGAYEYMHWCMHVPKDKRRVVERSGIFFRLNGHHLLHHRYMGKNFNVVLPFADLIFGTLLLRSKIHFKQASGPSVPNVQPREVRA, via the coding sequence ATGCTGTTGTTTTCGATTCTCTTTGTCTCAGGCATCCTTTACGCCTCGGTGCTGGAATGGCTGCTTCATCGTTATGTCATGCATCGCCCGGTCGGTTCGTTCCGCTATCCTTTCGAGACGCATGCCCTTGTGCACCATCGTACGTTCAAGGCGGACCACACCTACCACCTCATTCACGAGAAGGATCGTGAGATCATTCCCATGGCCTGGTGGAATGGTCCGGTGCTCATCCTCATCTCTTCGATTCCTGCAGCCGTCGCCAGCCTGATCATGGGCTCCTGGATTCCCTGGCTGGCCATCACAGCGTCCGTCGCGGCCTACTATGGGGCGTATGAGTACATGCACTGGTGCATGCATGTGCCGAAGGACAAGCGGCGTGTCGTGGAACGCAGCGGCATCTTCTTCCGTCTCAACGGCCATCACCTGCTGCACCACCGCTACATGGGGAAGAACTTCAACGTGGTGCTGCCTTTCGCGGACCTCATCTTCGGTACCCTGCTCTTGCGTTCGAAGATCCACTTCAAGCAGGCCAGCGGTCCCTCTGTGCCGAATGTTCAGCCGCGTGAGGTCCGGGCCTGA
- the lpxD gene encoding UDP-3-O-(3-hydroxymyristoyl)glucosamine N-acyltransferase → MSQTSSPPNRFRLSVGDLTQLVHGTSRSEDAKMMVEGFASLGEAQKGDVTFYTDVKHAAALRQTKATVILVPEDWESEQLGVAFIRVVSPTAAFDLVVDRYGRQAPAFKAGIHPTAVISDSVTFNAAKVCIGAHAVIEQGAIIGDGATIGASSYVGHDVTIGKDTKLHAQVTIQDGCVIGDRVILHSGVVIGADGFGYEFEAGRHRKVKQRGIVQVDADVEIGANSTVDRARYGRTWIGAGTKIDNLVQIGHNVVIGRHCILVACVAIAGSVVIADYVVIGAQAGIAGHVTIGPQARLGARCGVTKDLPGGQSYLGFPAVPAEKEKRKLAGVSRLEKLNARVRALEKMLEKLA, encoded by the coding sequence ATGAGCCAGACCTCCTCCCCCCCAAACCGATTTCGCCTTTCTGTGGGAGATCTGACCCAGCTTGTCCATGGCACCTCCCGTTCTGAAGACGCCAAGATGATGGTGGAAGGCTTCGCCTCTCTGGGAGAGGCACAGAAGGGTGATGTCACCTTCTACACAGACGTGAAGCACGCAGCCGCGCTGCGCCAGACGAAGGCCACCGTCATCCTCGTTCCCGAGGACTGGGAGAGCGAACAACTGGGAGTGGCCTTCATTCGCGTGGTGAGTCCTACTGCTGCATTTGACCTTGTAGTGGACCGATACGGGCGCCAGGCACCCGCATTCAAAGCCGGCATCCATCCCACCGCCGTCATTTCAGATAGTGTCACATTCAATGCGGCGAAAGTGTGCATCGGCGCTCACGCGGTGATCGAGCAGGGAGCCATCATCGGCGATGGTGCCACGATTGGCGCAAGCTCATACGTGGGCCATGACGTGACCATCGGAAAGGACACGAAGTTGCACGCTCAAGTGACCATCCAGGATGGCTGTGTCATCGGAGACCGCGTCATCCTTCATTCAGGTGTCGTGATTGGCGCTGACGGCTTTGGCTACGAATTCGAGGCTGGCCGGCATCGCAAGGTGAAACAGAGGGGCATCGTGCAGGTGGACGCAGATGTGGAAATCGGAGCCAACTCCACCGTTGATCGGGCGCGCTATGGCCGCACATGGATTGGAGCTGGCACGAAAATAGACAACCTGGTACAAATCGGCCACAACGTGGTGATCGGCAGGCACTGCATCCTGGTGGCCTGTGTGGCCATCGCGGGCAGCGTGGTGATTGCGGACTATGTGGTCATTGGCGCCCAGGCGGGAATTGCCGGCCATGTGACCATCGGTCCCCAGGCACGTCTCGGAGCTCGCTGTGGAGTCACAAAGGACCTGCCCGGCGGACAGTCCTATCTCGGTTTTCCCGCGGTGCCTGCGGAAAAGGAAAAACGGAAGCTTGCCGGAGTGAGCCGTCTCGAAAAGCTCAATGCCCGCGTACGGGCCCTTGAAAAGATGCTGGAGAAGCTGGCATGA
- a CDS encoding FtsW/RodA/SpoVE family cell cycle protein produces MTPLFRKFLGINWILFINMILLLSWGVYAIYNASSFREGEALASKWRDQVMWGGVGLVGFFIAALIDYRWLRWGAPFLYVAGILGLVLVMKFAPEIKGAKSWIDLGPVNFQGSQLAIVATIVALAVILGDLHRIFPAFRHHWLRLAVAGVVSSVPMLMVLKEPDLGSALVYGPVVVSMLLVGNIPFRYLITMFLAVMCVIPIAYFFGLKPYQKKRVEVFIAMLANEKVNIQNEAYMADKIQIAVGSAGFEGKGPLSVKTEDPLTKERRSIHRSFYSATESINDFIYSVIVEEFGFRGGLMQILGTALLLLQCVFVAFYARDNLGRLIVVGVVGMQFAHAMQNMGMNVLMMPITGLPLPFISYGGTFLIMCMFLMGLVQSVWVHRNLSPVKKSASSSSRRNEVEEDDEF; encoded by the coding sequence ATGACCCCTCTCTTCAGAAAATTTCTCGGCATCAATTGGATCCTGTTCATCAACATGATCCTCCTGCTCTCCTGGGGCGTGTATGCGATCTACAACGCCTCCTCCTTCCGCGAAGGTGAAGCGCTGGCCAGCAAGTGGCGCGACCAGGTGATGTGGGGTGGTGTCGGGCTGGTAGGATTCTTTATCGCGGCGCTCATTGACTACCGATGGCTCCGGTGGGGCGCCCCCTTCCTCTACGTGGCTGGTATCCTCGGCCTGGTGCTGGTGATGAAATTCGCCCCGGAGATCAAGGGCGCCAAGAGCTGGATCGACCTTGGTCCGGTGAACTTTCAGGGCTCGCAGCTCGCTATTGTGGCCACCATCGTGGCACTGGCGGTCATCCTTGGAGATTTGCACCGCATCTTTCCTGCCTTCAGGCACCACTGGCTGCGCTTGGCCGTGGCTGGCGTGGTGTCTTCCGTGCCCATGCTCATGGTGCTGAAGGAACCGGACCTGGGATCCGCGCTGGTCTATGGCCCCGTGGTGGTATCGATGCTGCTCGTGGGAAACATCCCCTTCCGCTACCTGATCACCATGTTCCTGGCGGTCATGTGTGTGATACCCATCGCCTACTTCTTTGGCCTCAAGCCCTACCAGAAAAAGCGCGTGGAAGTCTTCATCGCGATGCTCGCCAACGAAAAGGTGAACATCCAGAACGAAGCCTACATGGCGGACAAGATTCAGATCGCCGTGGGCTCGGCCGGCTTCGAAGGCAAGGGCCCGCTCTCCGTCAAAACGGAGGACCCGCTCACCAAGGAACGCCGCTCCATCCATCGTTCCTTTTACAGCGCCACGGAATCCATCAATGACTTCATCTACTCCGTGATCGTGGAGGAATTTGGCTTCCGCGGTGGGTTGATGCAGATCCTGGGAACAGCACTGCTGCTGCTGCAATGCGTCTTTGTCGCCTTCTATGCCCGGGACAATCTCGGCCGGCTCATCGTTGTCGGTGTGGTGGGCATGCAATTCGCGCATGCCATGCAGAACATGGGGATGAACGTGCTCATGATGCCCATCACCGGTCTCCCCCTCCCCTTCATCAGCTACGGGGGCACCTTCCTCATCATGTGCATGTTCCTCATGGGCCTGGTGCAGAGCGTCTGGGTGCACCGCAACCTCTCTCCCGTGAAAAAATCAGCTTCCTCCTCCAGCCGCCGCAATGAGGTGGAAGAGGATGATGAGTTCTGA
- a CDS encoding ABC transporter ATP-binding protein, protein MATLLSVKALKVWFSLRGGFLSGPADEIKAVDDVSFDIEEGKTLGLVGESGSGKSTVARALLKLIPVTGGEVYYREREILSLREAAFRPLRKEMQMIFQDPFGSLNPRMTVEEIIAEPLRIHFRHLDKAGRRDTAAALLERVGLPQQSMWRYPHEFSGGQRQRIGIARALAVQPKFLICDEPVSALDVSVQAQIINLLKDLQEQFKLTYLFIAHDLAVVEHMSDEIIVMNRGKIVERGTPAQVCGSPQHDYTRKLLAAVPKL, encoded by the coding sequence ATGGCTACCCTTCTTAGTGTCAAGGCGCTCAAAGTCTGGTTCTCCCTGCGCGGAGGATTCCTCAGCGGACCGGCGGATGAAATCAAGGCCGTGGATGATGTCAGCTTCGACATCGAGGAGGGAAAGACACTGGGCCTCGTGGGTGAAAGTGGCAGCGGCAAGTCCACCGTGGCCCGTGCGTTGCTGAAGCTCATCCCCGTGACGGGAGGCGAGGTGTACTACCGCGAGCGCGAAATCCTCTCCCTGCGGGAGGCGGCCTTCCGCCCGCTGCGGAAGGAGATGCAGATGATCTTCCAGGATCCCTTTGGCTCGCTCAATCCACGCATGACGGTGGAGGAGATCATCGCCGAACCGCTGCGCATTCACTTCCGGCACCTCGATAAAGCAGGGCGTCGCGACACGGCTGCAGCCTTGCTGGAGCGCGTGGGTCTGCCGCAGCAGAGCATGTGGCGCTATCCCCATGAGTTCAGCGGTGGCCAGCGCCAGCGCATCGGCATTGCCCGCGCCCTGGCTGTGCAGCCGAAATTCCTCATCTGCGATGAGCCTGTGAGCGCCCTGGACGTGAGCGTACAAGCCCAGATCATCAACCTGCTGAAGGACCTCCAGGAACAATTCAAACTCACCTACCTCTTCATCGCCCACGACCTCGCGGTAGTGGAGCACATGAGTGATGAGATTATTGTGATGAACCGCGGAAAAATCGTTGAACGTGGCACGCCAGCTCAGGTCTGTGGATCGCCTCAGCACGACTACACTCGCAAATTGCTCGCTGCGGTACCGAAATTGTGA